Proteins from a single region of Ananas comosus cultivar F153 linkage group 3, ASM154086v1, whole genome shotgun sequence:
- the LOC109707476 gene encoding pectin acetylesterase 8-like, whose product MEGAKSYAWRRALIWVLIFLKVEGYFVDITYVEDAVAKGAVCLDGSPPAYHLSPGFGSGVNNWLVQIEGGGWCNNVTTCLARKVTRLGSSKQMVKQLAFSGILSNTPPFNPDFYNWNKVKVRYCDGSSFTGDVERVDPVTNLHYRGARVWLAIMEDLLARGMDKAENALLSGCSAGGLTSLLHCDNFRALLPTGANVKCLSDAGYFINVKDITGTAHIAAFFDDVVTTHGSAKNLPSFCTSRMAPGLCLFPQYLVQQIQTPLFILNAAYDSWQIKNILAPGVADPHGTWHDCKLDIKQCSSSQLQIMQGFRTEFLDVLAELGSSSSRGMFINSCYAHCQSEMQETWLASDSPMLQNTTIGKAVGDWFYGRSAFQKIDCPYPCDSTCHNRIFEDYSAA is encoded by the exons ATGGAAGGTGCTAAGTCATATGCATGGCGCCGTGCTCTTATCTGGGTACTGATATTTTTGAAAGTGGAAGGTTATTTTGTGGATATCACATATGTCGAAGACGCTGTAGCAAAAGGGGCAG TTTGTTTGGATGGAAGCCCACCTGCATATCATCTGTCCCCAGGTTTTGGGTCAGGGGTGAACAATTGGTTGGTTCAGATTGAG GGAGGAGGATGGTGCAACAATGTTACGACTTGCCTGGCGCGCAAGGTTACACGTTTAGGATCCTCTAAGCAAATGGTGAAGCAGCTGGCATTTTCTGGAATCCTAAGCAACACTCCTCCATTTAATCCAG ATTTCTATAATTGGAATAAGGTCAAGGTTCGTTATTGTGATGGTTCATCATTTACTGGTGACGTAGAAAGAGTAGATCCT GTAACCAATCTTCACTACAGAGGAGCAAGGGTGTGGCTTGCTATTATGGAGGATCTGCTTGCCCGAGGAATGGACAAGGCTGAGAAT GCTCTTCTTTCTGGGTGTTCAGCTGGTGGGTTGACATCCTTACTTCACTGTGATAACTTTCGTGCACTTTTACCAACGGGTGCCAATGTAAAATGCCTCTCTGATGCCGGTTATTTTATTAATGT GAAGGATATTACTGGAACAGCTCACATTGCTGCATTCTTTGATGATGTGGTGACAACACAT GGCTCGGCAAAGAATTTGCCATCTTTTTGCACTTCAAGAATGGCTCCGGGCTTG TGTCTTTTTCCCCAGTACTTGGTGCAGCAGATACAAACGCCACTCTTTATATTAAATGCGGCATATGATTCATGGCAG ATAAAGAATATTTTGGCACCGGGTGTTGCTGATCCCCATGGTACTTGGCATGACTGTAAGCTTGATATAAAACAGTGCTCTTCATCTCAACTTCAAATCATGCAAG GTTTCAGAACGGAATTTCTGGACGTGTTGGCTGAACTTGGAAGCTCTTCATCTAGAGGGATGTTTATAAACTCCTGTTATGCCCATTGCCAATCAGAGATGCAGGAGACGTGGCTCGCATCCGATTCTCCCATGCTTCAAAATACT ACAATTGGAAAGGCTGTAGGAGACTGGTTTTACGGTCGCAGTGCCTTTCAGAAGATCGACTGCCCTTACCCATGTGACTCCACTTGCCATAACCGCATATTTGAGGACTACTCGGCCGCATAG